The Candidatus Margulisiibacteriota bacterium genome window below encodes:
- a CDS encoding 2-isopropylmalate synthase yields MDLVKIFDTTLRDGEQSPGCSMTIGEKLEMAKQLAYLNVDIIEAGFAISSKGDFESIQTIAKEVKGPSICSLARARQEDIDAAWEAVRLAKNPRIHVFLATSPLHMKYKLNKGEDEVVAIAIEAVKYAKKYCSDIEFSAEDAGRSDRKFLYRILSEVIKAGAVVINVPDTVGYTLPHEFGELIKDVKANTEGIEKVDLSVHCHNDLGMAVANSISAVINGATQVECAINGIGERAGNASLEEIVMAIYTRGAFINKKTNIKTTEIYRTSKLLSSITGVQVQPNKAIVGANAFLHESGIHQDGVLKNRMTYEIMSAELIGLREQELVLGKHSGRHAFKQRLIDLGFHLTEEQLERGFVKFKALADEKKVVTDKDIESLISNENTHFEEKYKLEYVQVTAGNTTKPTATVRISNKDGEIFEDACIGTGPVDAIYNAIEQLVGVKFNLQEYIVHAVTGGTDALGEVTVRIKEGNDLYTGRGSDTDVLVSTAQAFLSAINKFLYYK; encoded by the coding sequence ATGGATTTAGTAAAGATTTTTGATACAACATTAAGAGATGGAGAGCAATCTCCGGGTTGTTCTATGACAATTGGTGAGAAGCTAGAAATGGCTAAACAACTTGCCTATCTTAATGTTGATATTATCGAAGCAGGATTTGCTATTTCCTCCAAAGGTGATTTTGAGTCTATTCAGACTATAGCCAAAGAGGTTAAAGGACCGTCAATCTGTAGTCTTGCCAGAGCAAGGCAAGAAGACATTGATGCTGCTTGGGAAGCTGTTCGATTAGCCAAGAACCCACGTATACATGTTTTTTTAGCTACATCTCCTCTTCACATGAAGTACAAGCTTAACAAAGGAGAGGACGAGGTAGTTGCGATTGCTATTGAGGCAGTTAAATATGCCAAAAAATATTGTAGTGATATTGAATTCTCTGCAGAAGATGCGGGTAGAAGTGATAGAAAGTTTCTCTATAGAATTTTATCAGAAGTTATCAAGGCAGGAGCAGTTGTAATAAACGTTCCAGATACTGTGGGCTACACCTTGCCACATGAGTTTGGAGAGCTTATTAAGGACGTTAAAGCAAACACCGAAGGCATAGAGAAGGTAGATTTAAGCGTGCATTGTCACAATGACCTAGGGATGGCTGTGGCTAATAGTATCTCAGCGGTTATCAATGGTGCTACACAAGTTGAGTGTGCAATAAATGGTATCGGTGAGAGAGCAGGGAATGCCTCGCTCGAAGAAATTGTGATGGCTATTTATACAAGGGGAGCTTTTATCAATAAGAAAACAAATATTAAGACTACTGAAATATATAGAACCTCCAAACTGCTCAGCAGTATCACTGGTGTTCAAGTACAGCCGAATAAAGCTATTGTTGGTGCGAATGCTTTTCTTCATGAGTCAGGTATTCATCAAGATGGAGTTTTAAAAAATAGAATGACTTATGAAATTATGAGTGCTGAACTTATTGGTTTGAGAGAACAGGAATTAGTTTTAGGAAAACACTCAGGTAGACATGCTTTTAAGCAAAGACTTATAGATCTTGGATTTCATTTAACTGAAGAACAGCTAGAAAGGGGTTTTGTTAAATTTAAAGCTTTAGCTGATGAAAAAAAAGTAGTTACAGATAAAGATATAGAATCGCTAATCTCTAATGAAAACACCCATTTTGAAGAAAAATATAAATTAGAGTATGTTCAAGTAACTGCTGGGAATACAACAAAACCAACTGCTACAGTCAGAATTTCTAACAAAGATGGCGAAATTTTTGAAGATGCTTGTATTGGAACTGGACCAGTTGATGCAATTTATAATGCAATAGAACAATTGGTTGGTGTCAAATTTAATTTACAGGAATATATTGTTCACGCAGTCACTGGCGGTACTGATGCTCTAGGCGAAGTAACTGTTCGAATAAAAGAAGGCAACGACTTGTATACTGGACGTGGTTCTGATACTGATGTTTTGGTTTCTACGGCACAAGCTTTCCTTTCTGCGATTAATAAGTTTTTATATTATAAATAA
- a CDS encoding histone-lysine N-methyltransferase — protein sequence MRQERQIMQFEKGHNNFLRKIQKDYPLVNRPEAELYREIFSYSEVPKIVFDDHLIAFDVPEQVFITDTTFRDGQQAREPFTVKQIVDVYKLLSKLSGEQGIIRQSEFFMYSDKDKLALEKVLELGLKFPEVTGWIRAQKSDFDLLKQFDLKETGILTSVSDYHIYMKLKMDRKQAFDFYVDIVAHSLDKGIIPRCHFEDITRADLYGFTIPLAQKLMQMSKEAGIPVKIRLCDTMGFGVPYSGAIAPRGVAKLCHAFRNDAGVPSEWLEWHGHNDFHKVLANTTEAWLHGVAGANCALFGLGERTGNCPTEGMIFEYMGLFGHQAGIDTTVITELKEYFEKELGQAFPTNYPFIGDDFNTTKAGIHADGMVKNEEIYNVFDTVALLNREPGVSITDKTGTAGVIHWVYKHYPKAQELGLTKKHPKVIKIYDWIVAEYNFGRITSISDQEMEKAIRYYLPELVHTTYLELRRRITETAVKIIEETAVMSELKSLDPKKFEPILVRLAQNDPAMKLISITNEEGKKLGKNITQLCDKKAYEEKMLDVDFSDRQWFVEPMSDGNTHISEIYMSKITNYLTMTVSAPIFDDSDHIVGILAIDFNFDELANEVD from the coding sequence GTGAGACAAGAAAGGCAAATTATGCAGTTTGAAAAAGGACATAATAATTTTTTGAGAAAGATACAAAAGGATTACCCCTTAGTGAATAGACCAGAGGCTGAGTTGTATCGAGAAATTTTTTCGTATTCAGAAGTTCCCAAAATTGTGTTTGATGACCATTTAATTGCCTTTGATGTTCCTGAACAAGTTTTTATTACAGATACTACCTTCCGTGATGGACAGCAAGCCCGTGAGCCTTTTACTGTTAAGCAAATAGTAGATGTTTATAAATTACTTAGCAAACTAAGTGGCGAACAAGGGATTATCCGACAATCAGAATTTTTTATGTATTCCGATAAGGATAAATTAGCCTTAGAAAAAGTTTTAGAATTAGGGCTAAAATTTCCTGAAGTAACTGGTTGGATTAGAGCCCAGAAAAGTGACTTTGATCTTTTAAAGCAGTTTGACCTAAAAGAAACAGGGATATTAACCAGTGTTTCTGATTATCATATTTACATGAAATTAAAGATGGACAGAAAACAAGCTTTTGATTTTTATGTAGACATTGTTGCTCATTCTTTAGATAAAGGAATTATCCCAAGGTGTCATTTCGAAGATATTACGAGAGCAGATTTGTATGGATTTACTATTCCTTTAGCTCAAAAGCTTATGCAAATGTCCAAAGAAGCCGGTATTCCAGTTAAAATAAGACTTTGTGATACGATGGGTTTTGGGGTTCCCTATTCTGGAGCCATTGCACCAAGAGGAGTTGCAAAACTTTGTCATGCTTTTAGAAATGATGCAGGTGTTCCTTCTGAATGGCTAGAATGGCATGGTCATAATGATTTTCATAAGGTTTTAGCTAATACAACCGAAGCCTGGTTACATGGTGTTGCAGGTGCCAACTGTGCCTTGTTTGGTTTGGGTGAACGAACTGGAAATTGTCCAACAGAAGGAATGATTTTTGAGTATATGGGGTTATTCGGTCATCAGGCAGGAATTGATACAACTGTAATTACTGAATTGAAAGAGTACTTCGAGAAAGAGTTAGGTCAGGCTTTTCCAACAAACTATCCATTTATTGGAGATGATTTTAATACCACTAAAGCTGGAATTCATGCTGATGGTATGGTTAAGAATGAAGAAATTTATAATGTTTTTGATACAGTGGCTCTGCTTAATAGAGAACCGGGAGTAAGTATTACTGATAAGACCGGAACCGCTGGAGTTATCCATTGGGTGTATAAACATTATCCCAAAGCACAGGAACTGGGCTTAACCAAGAAACACCCAAAAGTTATTAAGATTTATGACTGGATAGTTGCAGAATATAATTTTGGAAGAATTACTTCGATATCTGACCAAGAGATGGAAAAGGCTATAAGGTACTATCTTCCCGAGTTAGTTCATACTACTTATTTGGAATTACGTAGGAGAATAACGGAGACAGCTGTCAAAATCATTGAAGAAACAGCAGTTATGTCTGAACTTAAGTCTTTGGATCCTAAAAAGTTTGAACCAATCTTAGTTCGACTTGCCCAGAATGATCCAGCAATGAAGCTTATCTCTATAACAAATGAAGAAGGCAAGAAATTAGGCAAGAATATTACTCAGTTATGTGATAAAAAGGCTTATGAAGAGAAGATGCTGGATGTAGACTTTTCTGATAGACAGTGGTTTGTCGAACCAATGAGTGATGGTAATACTCATATTTCAGAAATTTATATGTCAAAAATTACTAATTATCTAACAATGACAGTTTCGGCTCCAATTTTTGATGATTCAGACCACATTGTTGGGATACTTGCGATAGACTTCAATTTTGATGAACTAGCAAACGAGGTAGATTAA
- the recO gene encoding DNA repair protein RecO, giving the protein MIQTLTAINLKSIAYSDSSIIVQAFSQEKGKVSLVAKGVKKSKNGNLGKLNTFSLNKYHVRSGNNQSLKTIMVIETIKTYDNIFKDYDKLQTAYELIWIINSIIQENQQDEQLFLLTKTTLDTIEFAEEKDLSAILSSFKKNLLISEGVLNPSEKNINIEHILNSYVGKQMVQL; this is encoded by the coding sequence ATGATTCAAACTTTAACTGCAATAAACCTAAAATCTATAGCCTACTCAGACAGTAGTATAATTGTCCAAGCATTTTCACAGGAAAAAGGCAAAGTATCTCTTGTTGCCAAAGGAGTTAAAAAATCAAAAAATGGCAACCTTGGCAAACTTAATACCTTTTCTCTCAATAAATACCATGTCAGAAGTGGCAATAATCAATCACTTAAAACCATTATGGTAATAGAAACTATCAAAACATATGACAATATTTTTAAAGATTACGACAAATTACAAACAGCTTATGAACTAATCTGGATAATAAATTCTATTATTCAAGAAAATCAACAAGACGAACAACTTTTCTTACTAACAAAAACAACTTTAGATACCATCGAATTTGCAGAAGAAAAAGATCTTTCAGCAATATTGTCCTCTTTCAAAAAAAATTTACTTATCTCTGAAGGGGTATTGAATCCCTCAGAAAAAAACATTAATATTGAACATATCTTAAACAGCTACGTTGGGAAACAGATGGTACAGTTATGA
- the ilvB gene encoding biosynthetic-type acetolactate synthase large subunit — MSAEKMKGSKILLESLKKEGVTDIFGYPGGKVLHIYDDIYKSDIKHYLVRHEQAAAHAADGYARSTGKVGVCLATSGPGATNLVTGIATANMDSVPMVAFTGQVSSGDIGTDSFQEADIIGITMPVTKHNFLVKDVKDLALTIKKAFYIARTGRPGPVLVDLPVDVTVNKAIFNYPESIIIPSYKPTTKGSSRQIKNAIKMIREAKQPVVLAGGGVISANASEELREFISLTKMPVSSTLLGLGAYPYNDYYSLQMPGMHGTAFSNFAIQEADLLISIGMRFDDRITGKLDTFAPNAKVIHIDIDPAEIGKCIATVLPIVGDAKEVLKEMNAYLKEESIEAKEPWLKIIEKLKLDYPLTYKMDKNAISPQYVLEVLNELTNGDAFYTTEVGTHQMWAAQYLNHTQPRHFISSGGLGTMGFGFPAAMGVQVANPGKTVINIAGDGSFQMNIQELSTVSYYNIPVKNIILNNQWLGMVRQWQELFFEERYSSTNLEGMQPDFVKVAEAYGVLGLRATKPAEVREVLKRALSHNGPVVVDIRVVREENVFPMVPAGGAIDKMIGERGSI, encoded by the coding sequence ATGTCAGCAGAGAAGATGAAAGGTTCCAAAATACTTTTAGAAAGTTTGAAAAAAGAAGGAGTCACCGATATCTTTGGCTATCCTGGTGGCAAAGTGCTTCATATTTATGATGATATTTATAAAAGTGATATTAAACATTATTTAGTTAGACATGAGCAAGCTGCTGCACATGCTGCTGATGGCTATGCTCGTTCAACAGGAAAAGTTGGGGTATGTTTAGCGACCTCAGGTCCTGGTGCAACTAATTTAGTAACAGGGATTGCGACTGCCAATATGGATTCCGTTCCCATGGTCGCATTTACAGGGCAAGTTAGTTCTGGGGATATAGGCACAGACTCTTTTCAGGAAGCAGATATTATTGGTATAACAATGCCAGTCACCAAACATAATTTTTTGGTTAAAGATGTAAAAGACCTTGCGTTAACAATTAAGAAAGCTTTTTATATAGCCAGAACAGGTAGACCAGGTCCAGTTCTTGTGGATTTGCCAGTGGATGTTACTGTTAATAAAGCTATTTTTAATTACCCAGAGAGTATTATCATCCCTTCATACAAGCCAACAACCAAGGGTAGTAGTAGACAAATAAAGAATGCAATTAAAATGATCAGAGAAGCAAAGCAACCAGTTGTTTTAGCAGGTGGTGGTGTTATATCTGCTAATGCGTCTGAAGAACTACGGGAATTTATTAGTTTAACCAAGATGCCAGTATCTAGTACTTTGTTGGGACTTGGGGCATATCCTTATAATGATTATTACTCACTTCAAATGCCAGGTATGCACGGAACTGCTTTCTCTAATTTTGCGATTCAAGAAGCCGATCTTTTAATTTCTATCGGGATGAGATTTGACGATAGAATTACTGGCAAGCTTGATACTTTTGCACCTAATGCCAAAGTTATTCATATTGACATCGATCCGGCTGAGATTGGGAAATGTATTGCCACCGTTCTGCCGATTGTTGGAGATGCCAAAGAAGTTCTTAAAGAGATGAACGCTTATTTAAAAGAAGAAAGTATCGAAGCTAAAGAACCTTGGTTAAAAATAATTGAGAAATTGAAGCTAGATTATCCGTTGACTTATAAGATGGATAAAAATGCTATTAGTCCTCAATATGTCTTAGAAGTTCTAAATGAACTTACAAATGGAGATGCCTTTTATACAACTGAAGTAGGTACTCATCAAATGTGGGCTGCTCAATATCTTAATCATACACAGCCAAGACATTTCATTAGTTCTGGTGGATTAGGTACTATGGGTTTTGGTTTTCCTGCGGCAATGGGAGTTCAAGTTGCCAATCCAGGTAAAACAGTTATTAACATTGCGGGAGACGGTTCCTTTCAAATGAATATTCAAGAGCTTTCTACGGTTTCTTATTATAATATACCTGTAAAAAATATTATTTTAAATAACCAGTGGTTAGGCATGGTTAGACAATGGCAAGAGTTGTTTTTTGAAGAAAGGTACTCTTCCACTAACCTAGAAGGTATGCAACCTGATTTTGTTAAGGTAGCTGAAGCTTATGGTGTTTTAGGTTTAAGGGCAACTAAGCCAGCAGAAGTTAGAGAAGTTTTAAAAAGAGCGTTAAGTCATAATGGACCTGTAGTAGTGGACATTAGAGTTGTTAGGGAAGAAAATGTTTTTCCTATGGTTCCAGCAGGCGGAGCGATTGACAAAATGATCGGGGAAAGGGGTAGTATCTAA
- the gcvPB gene encoding aminomethyl-transferring glycine dehydrogenase subunit GcvPB, protein MDNTPIFAKVAASNKLSAINIVDQLKRKKVCRFPDLSELQVARHYTKLSTLNFGVDSGMYPLGSCTMKYNYKILERLASLNGFLQLHPFQDDQDCQGVLELLYKMERNLSELFGYSGFSLQPTAGAQGEHTGLLIIREYLNANNDERDLVLIPDSAHGTNPASAVMAGFRVKKVPSDNWGNVDIDKLKEMLSKEKVAAFMLTNPSTLGLFENNILLISQMIHENGGLLYYDGANANALMGKIRPGDMGFDVCHLNLHKTFGTPHGGGGPGSGPVGVVSRLVPYLPGPIIIKDEEGYKWQHQTGTEIGRMHGFYGNVNVAIKAYVYFLLHGGKGLKEASERAVENANYMMNKIKAIIDLPFDRVCMHEFVISAEKLKKETGVSALDIAKALIDKGYHPPTIYFPLIVHECLMIEPTETEDKETMDRFIQAFQEIVDEAKTSPEKIKSAPITRIVGRLDEVKAVKEPKLTFFS, encoded by the coding sequence ATGGATAATACGCCGATTTTTGCAAAGGTAGCAGCTTCTAATAAGCTATCAGCTATCAACATTGTTGATCAATTAAAAAGAAAAAAGGTTTGTCGTTTTCCTGATTTGTCAGAACTACAAGTTGCTAGACATTATACTAAACTTTCAACTTTAAATTTTGGCGTAGATAGCGGGATGTATCCTCTTGGTTCTTGTACAATGAAATATAACTATAAAATTTTAGAAAGACTTGCTTCGTTAAATGGGTTTTTACAGTTACATCCTTTTCAGGATGATCAAGATTGTCAGGGTGTTTTAGAACTTCTTTATAAGATGGAGCGTAATTTATCTGAATTATTTGGATACAGTGGTTTCTCACTGCAACCGACTGCGGGTGCACAAGGGGAACACACAGGATTGCTTATAATCAGAGAGTACCTGAATGCTAACAATGATGAAAGAGATTTAGTTCTTATTCCTGATTCTGCTCACGGAACGAATCCTGCTAGTGCTGTTATGGCTGGATTTAGAGTTAAGAAAGTTCCTTCTGATAATTGGGGAAATGTGGACATTGATAAGTTAAAAGAGATGTTAAGCAAAGAAAAAGTAGCAGCCTTTATGCTGACTAATCCGTCAACATTAGGTTTGTTTGAAAACAACATTTTATTGATTTCTCAAATGATTCATGAAAATGGTGGATTGCTTTATTATGATGGTGCAAACGCCAATGCTTTAATGGGTAAAATCAGACCGGGAGATATGGGGTTTGATGTTTGTCATTTGAATTTACATAAAACTTTTGGGACTCCACATGGAGGGGGAGGACCTGGTTCTGGCCCAGTGGGTGTTGTTTCTAGGCTAGTTCCATATTTACCTGGACCTATCATTATTAAGGATGAAGAGGGTTATAAATGGCAACATCAAACTGGAACTGAAATAGGAAGAATGCACGGTTTCTACGGAAACGTGAATGTCGCCATTAAGGCATATGTTTATTTTTTGCTTCACGGAGGCAAAGGCTTGAAAGAAGCAAGTGAGAGGGCAGTAGAGAATGCTAATTATATGATGAATAAAATAAAAGCGATAATTGACTTACCTTTTGATAGAGTATGTATGCATGAATTTGTTATTTCAGCAGAGAAGCTCAAAAAAGAGACAGGTGTTTCAGCACTGGATATTGCGAAGGCGTTAATAGACAAAGGCTACCATCCGCCGACAATATATTTTCCACTAATAGTACATGAATGTCTTATGATAGAGCCAACAGAAACAGAGGACAAAGAGACTATGGATAGATTTATACAAGCCTTTCAAGAAATAGTTGATGAGGCTAAAACATCACCAGAGAAAATTAAGTCAGCACCTATTACTAGAATAGTAGGTAGGTTAGACGAAGTTAAAGCAGTAAAAGAGCCGAAATTAACTTTCTTTAGTTAA
- the ilvC gene encoding ketol-acid reductoisomerase, whose protein sequence is MTIVLYEKDIDKSVLKGKKIAIIGYGSQGHAHALNLKDSGFDVRIGLRTDSSSVAKAKEAGLKVLTPDQAAKEADLIMMLVPDETAADIYNESIAPNLVAGNILAFAHGFNIHFGFVVPPKDIDVIMVAPKGPGHMVRRVYQEGFGVPAIYAVGQDASGKAKEIALAYASGIGAARAGVLATTFKEETETDLFGEQCVLCGGTTALVKAGFDTLVEAGYQPEIAYFECLHELKLIVDLMYEGGMDKMRHSISNTAEYGDLTVGPKIVTDATRQAMKDALTRIQKGEFAREFIADSKAGRPKLNALRAEAKGSLVEQVGGKLRSMMSWIKN, encoded by the coding sequence ATGACAATAGTATTATATGAAAAGGATATTGATAAGAGTGTTTTAAAAGGTAAAAAAATAGCAATTATAGGTTATGGTTCACAAGGCCATGCCCATGCATTAAATCTTAAGGATAGTGGGTTTGATGTAAGAATAGGCTTGAGAACTGATTCTTCTTCAGTAGCCAAAGCCAAAGAAGCAGGACTTAAAGTTCTTACCCCAGATCAAGCAGCCAAAGAAGCAGACCTTATCATGATGTTAGTTCCAGATGAAACAGCTGCGGATATTTATAATGAGTCCATAGCTCCTAATCTTGTTGCAGGGAACATCTTAGCTTTTGCTCATGGATTTAATATCCATTTTGGTTTTGTTGTGCCTCCAAAAGACATCGATGTTATTATGGTTGCGCCTAAAGGCCCAGGACATATGGTAAGAAGAGTTTATCAAGAAGGATTTGGCGTTCCAGCAATTTATGCAGTAGGTCAAGATGCTTCAGGAAAAGCAAAAGAGATTGCCTTGGCTTATGCCTCTGGAATAGGTGCTGCAAGAGCAGGCGTTTTGGCTACTACTTTTAAAGAAGAAACAGAAACTGACCTTTTTGGTGAGCAATGTGTTCTTTGTGGTGGGACTACAGCTTTAGTAAAAGCAGGTTTTGATACCTTAGTTGAAGCGGGGTATCAACCAGAAATCGCTTATTTTGAGTGTTTGCATGAGCTTAAACTTATTGTTGACCTTATGTATGAAGGTGGAATGGACAAAATGAGACATTCCATTTCTAATACAGCTGAATATGGCGACTTAACGGTTGGTCCAAAGATAGTTACTGATGCTACTAGACAAGCCATGAAGGATGCCTTAACAAGAATCCAAAAGGGCGAATTTGCAAGAGAGTTTATTGCTGACTCCAAAGCAGGTAGACCAAAGCTTAATGCCTTAAGAGCAGAAGCCAAAGGATCGCTTGTTGAGCAAGTTGGCGGCAAGTTGCGTTCAATGATGAGTTGGATTAAAAATTAA
- a CDS encoding glycosyltransferase, with amino-acid sequence MNIAFFSDTYLPQINGVVTSIEIFRQTLTDKGHNVYIFCPQTEFGQKKADPDYVFRFKSAKLFFQPEYRLSWPYSRALNKFKSLNIDIIHTHTPFTMGMLAVFLAQHYKKPLVHTYHTLFMEYIHYLPIPSDYAKNFVTWASKSFCNQNHLVIVPSRHIKDEITDYNVLSPIEVIPTGINLTDYHKTSTANAKEKYKIDTKKHYYLVTISRIAKEKNISFLLDAFKKLKEKHSNLKLIMIGDGPEREKQEEKAKELGIFDDIIMTGYIERSLIFPLLKLSKIFIFASKTETQGLVLLEAMSMKVPCVAIDSMGVSDVMEDNQGGFLSKDDLEEYTTIVSSLITDPKLYEEKCKDAYKRATHLSANKMTKKLIETYEKLLANK; translated from the coding sequence ATGAATATTGCTTTTTTTTCCGATACTTATTTACCACAAATAAATGGCGTCGTAACCTCTATAGAAATATTTAGACAAACACTTACTGACAAGGGCCATAACGTTTACATTTTTTGTCCTCAAACCGAATTCGGGCAAAAAAAAGCTGACCCTGACTATGTTTTCAGGTTTAAATCTGCTAAACTTTTTTTCCAACCAGAATATAGACTATCTTGGCCATATTCAAGAGCTTTGAACAAATTTAAATCGCTAAATATTGATATAATCCACACGCATACTCCCTTTACTATGGGCATGTTAGCAGTTTTCTTGGCACAACATTATAAAAAACCTTTAGTGCATACCTATCACACTCTATTCATGGAGTACATCCACTATCTGCCAATCCCCTCAGACTATGCAAAAAACTTTGTTACTTGGGCAAGCAAATCCTTTTGTAACCAAAATCACTTAGTAATAGTACCTTCTAGACATATCAAAGACGAAATTACAGATTACAATGTGCTTTCTCCAATCGAAGTTATTCCTACAGGAATAAATCTCACTGACTACCACAAAACATCAACAGCTAATGCAAAAGAAAAATACAAAATTGATACAAAGAAACACTATTACTTAGTAACAATTTCCAGAATAGCAAAAGAAAAAAATATTTCTTTCCTATTAGATGCTTTTAAAAAACTAAAAGAAAAACACAGCAATTTAAAGTTAATTATGATTGGCGACGGCCCAGAAAGAGAAAAACAAGAAGAAAAAGCCAAAGAACTAGGCATCTTTGATGATATTATTATGACGGGATATATTGAGCGTTCGCTTATCTTCCCGCTTTTGAAACTTTCTAAGATTTTTATCTTTGCTTCCAAAACAGAAACACAAGGGCTAGTTCTCTTAGAGGCAATGTCCATGAAGGTACCATGTGTAGCAATAGATTCTATGGGCGTTTCCGATGTCATGGAAGATAACCAAGGTGGATTCCTGAGTAAAGATGACCTTGAAGAATATACGACCATTGTTTCAAGCCTTATTACTGACCCCAAATTATATGAAGAAAAATGTAAAGACGCTTATAAAAGGGCTACTCATTTATCAGCAAACAAAATGACAAAAAAACTCATAGAAACTTATGAAAAATTACTTGCTAATAAATGA
- the amrA gene encoding AmmeMemoRadiSam system protein A has translation MKLSEQNKQDLLELARLSLISEFYPDDTNLDFFDKKHLGIKQGAFVTLHKNNQLRGCIGKMTSDLPLYVTIEAMAKEAAFHDPRFSPVREDELPEIEIEISVLSPFEKISYDAIEIGKHGLMLKHGYKSGVFLPQVPLEQKWNKEEYIINLFQKADVPYSDTNLKEAKLFGFTALVFGE, from the coding sequence ATGAAATTATCAGAACAAAATAAACAGGACTTACTAGAGTTAGCAAGACTATCACTTATCTCAGAGTTTTACCCAGATGATACCAATCTGGATTTTTTTGACAAAAAACATTTAGGAATCAAACAAGGGGCTTTTGTTACCCTACATAAAAATAATCAACTTCGAGGATGTATTGGAAAAATGACAAGTGATCTGCCACTTTATGTAACTATTGAAGCAATGGCGAAGGAAGCTGCTTTTCATGACCCGAGATTCTCTCCAGTTAGGGAGGATGAGCTACCAGAAATTGAAATCGAGATTAGTGTTCTATCCCCTTTTGAAAAAATTTCCTATGATGCAATAGAAATAGGCAAACATGGACTAATGCTCAAACATGGATACAAATCAGGCGTATTCCTACCCCAAGTTCCGTTGGAACAAAAATGGAATAAAGAAGAATATATAATAAATCTTTTCCAAAAAGCAGATGTGCCTTACAGCGACACAAATCTAAAAGAAGCTAAACTTTTTGGATTTACTGCCTTAGTCTTTGGAGAATAA
- the ilvN gene encoding acetolactate synthase small subunit: protein MRHVLSVIVENKSGVLARVAGLFSRRGFNIDSLAVGTTEKPEFSRITLVVTGEDLVIEQITKQLYKLIDTYKVTDLTAAKHIEREMILVKVSINANNRSEVIEIVDIFRGKIIDVSDKNMTVEITGDYEKNEGFLSLLKKFGIIEIVRTGTVAIQRGTGN, encoded by the coding sequence ATGAGACACGTATTATCAGTTATAGTTGAAAACAAATCTGGTGTCTTGGCTAGAGTGGCGGGTCTTTTTAGTAGAAGAGGATTTAATATTGATAGTCTTGCAGTAGGAACCACCGAAAAGCCTGAGTTTTCTAGGATAACGCTAGTGGTTACAGGCGAAGATTTAGTTATTGAACAAATCACCAAACAGCTTTATAAGTTAATTGATACATATAAAGTAACTGATTTAACAGCAGCAAAACATATCGAAAGAGAAATGATTTTAGTCAAGGTTAGTATTAATGCTAACAATAGGTCAGAAGTTATTGAAATAGTTGATATTTTTAGAGGTAAAATCATTGATGTTTCTGATAAAAATATGACAGTTGAGATTACTGGTGATTATGAGAAGAATGAAGGCTTTTTATCTCTACTTAAGAAGTTTGGGATAATTGAGATAGTTAGAACAGGTACAGTTGCTATTCAGCGCGGTACAGGTAATTAG